AAAAACCCAACCACGCCTTACAGCTACCCCAATAATAATTGTATGCATTTGGTATTCAATTTCCCAGTTATTGTCATTTGGGTAAATTGTCAGTCATAAAAATCGCTTCGAGAAATTCAGTCCACCAAATAAcacttaacaataacaaataccACCTATTTAAATAACGGAGAATGACAAAGAACCCAACCACACCTTACAACTACCACAATGGTCATTGCATGcatttgatattcaatttTCCAGTTATAAAACTTGCTTCCAAAAACTGTATCTACGAAATAACACTGACCTGTGTGAAAATATAGAGAGTTGGATGGCGTCCAATTCCTTGCCAATATGCCTCGGCTTTCCCTTCCCTATCATGATGGTCACGTCACCTGAATAAgcgaattttcacaaaattacaatttctaATCGCGGCAAGCTACAATGATGTTGTCAGTCTATCATGTAACAAAAAGACAACCCTCAACACAATCTAAAGTGATTTTaccatgatgtcataatgcaaTACATAGTCATACGCAaccatgatgtcataatgcaaTAACTTTCTTAGTCATCTTTCCCTTGCAGTCAGGTTCCACCAAGATTGTGCTGATTTTGTGGATGATAATCGCTGGACCGTGAATCACCTGACAGATCCTCTATGAAAGTCACAAAgtcacaatattttacaaaaggtaaagataaaatatctcaaaaagaTCGAAAGAAAACAAGATACTCAATTCTATaatatacagtcgaaatcggttaatcgcatatcgGTTAAAGGCATAAATCGCTTAATAGCATTGCATTgcataatcccaaaccattcccattcacttttgaagaaaattcaacggttaatcgcataagggttaatcgcataaatcggttaatcgaataggttttcttgattgatttgtagacttgtatcacttaaccgcatatttcctttgatgaagtgttaagtCGCTGAAGATTATCctcaccaataaacaaaaatcatcgtCAGATCTCTCGCAAGGCTATAGAGACAGTAGCAcgtaaatgatttgaacaataaagtaaaacttcacgaaaaaaagccttctctacagtgattatgaaccacaaaactacgtttcatttaaggattgttacggatcgttacatcacaatagaacaacaagactaatttttatttaagcatTGTTACGTTGCAAAGCGCAAACCAGTGCAAAAACGTAGAATacctgtactgtactgtagccTACGTATACGATATAAAATGCCAGGAAATAATAAGCCAGCAAAGCGAAAAGATTTATGTCTGTCCGATAGAATCcttgttattgaaaaattttttgtgtcgaaatcgaaaagaaggaagctcacttgttgcgtcataatgcatTGTGTCATTCCAAAAATCGGCGGAGGAGCAAGAATGCGTGCGCCGGTGTTTAAAAGAGAATAACGGAGAAAATGTAGGAACACATACACCgattaatcgcataaaaaagcttggaaaattgactatgcgattaactgatttcgactgtatacacaaaaatataacgaAGCATGTAGAGTCCAAACAACACATATAAGCACATATCggcacattgaaataaaaacacacaCTTTGTTCTGTTGTTGACATTAACAGGAAAATTTGTGccattgttgaaattttgtctAAATAtaagatttcaaaataaaatacctgtTGCGCTTGTATGGTGACACCAGCTGTAGTAGACTTGAACACATGCTCATATTCCCCGTCGTATCGACTTAGATCTGCTGATGTTCCTGTGTAAATAGTGTCATAAATTTCACGATGACAACACAAGGACATAACTTACGtaatcttattaatatttaccTAGCTTGCGCATGCATGCAACATACATGCTCATACTGATACTGGATATCCTAGCGGCACCATACCTCCCATGTTGTACCCAATGCTGGGTTGGTCTTCAAATGATGTCATAGTGTACCCCACTACGCCACCTGCTGGGCCGGATAATATTGCTCTATTTCCATCGAACCTGAGCATTGAGGAGTGTGAGatgttgtattttatattaGAAGACGTAAACATTTGATGAATCTTTTCCAACTCAAGGGCTGTTTGAGTGTTGAGTTTTTACAGGCGGGCCAGATCATAGGCACAAACGATGTCATAATTAGTTGGAGCTGTTACTTGCTCCTATATCTACGTTCCTCAATCTACAACACAGTTTGCAATGATAGGTGTCACTTCGTTCGTAGCTTGCTTATCGCTGTATTAAATGAATATGACGATCTGTTGTTATACTTCAtgttaatataataatataatcacaGCCTTACGAACAAACTTACTTATCAATAGGAGTGAGGCCACCATCAGGCTGCATAAAGAGCGagttgatgtctatgttgcTGACGTCAGACTGAAAGCTTCTATATATTCTTTAACTCACAGTGTGAGGTAGGCATCTACGCATGCAGCGAAGTCGTGCGAGACAATCTTGACCATGGACTTGAGATGATAGTTAAGACTTGTTTAAATCTCATCTCCATGGCAATCTTTTTAACTGCTACTTCATACTCGAAAAGCTGCATACATAGACATCTGATGTCACAGTTGaacgttaaaaatattaaattaaacttgattatGCAATAGCATAATTACTAATCAATATATAAACACAATAGACCAGCATCACAAAGTGAACAATAACCATTAACAAAACAATCGATGATGCAAAGTTTTGCGACGACAACTTAAAGCAATCGAGCTTGAACAAGACTCAAACTCAgcattcttttacttttgctgccaaacaaagcaaaacagttGTAGGCACCAAAACACATGCATTTCCAAGCTGTATATAATTTCAATCTAACAACAGCATAGACTCACATGTATGAATGCATGACagcatcaaacaaataaactactaTAATTACGCACAGAAGTGAGGCTTACTTCAGCTCTTGCCTGACACTAGCATAAGCGTAGGTGCAGTTCTACAACCAACAGAAAACTAGGATATAATTAGGAATAGGAAAGCAGatcaaaaaggttaagaaccgaTGCTataaatcaaagtaaaaagtggTAAACTTATCCTggagtaaatattaaaaaccaTGAAAACTATGAAATAagcaaagacgaaaaatacaaaacccaCATTTAACGTCACCAGTAGGTACTAGGTAGTAGCTCTGCATTGTCAACTGGAAATATCAAAGTGAATCATCAACTTACGAGGTCCAACATTTTTGGTCTTGATTGGTTTCCAATGTAAAGAGGATATCTCCAACCCTCAGTGAGAGCAAGTGCCATTCTCCCATGTTACCTCTCGAAGAGAGCATTTGTGGCAACGGTCGTTTCCATCCGGATGAAATCGATCTTAGTCGAGTCGAATGATTCGATCATCATAATTTTAAActctataaaacaaaattaaactatGCATACATAATTAGGCGGTCTATAGATTTAAACAGCATTTCATAGCATTAGTTTTAGCCATGTCGACAAATGATTAAGGAGGAAATGATGGGAAACTACGCTTAATTACATACAAAATTACAGACCTATTTGTATTTAAgcacaaaaattcaaactacattttataataatctttttagTTTCGTCAACGAATCaaataattaaacttaaagaaacaatgaGAAATTAAAATCATCTGCAAATTTATGATGAACTTTTCcataaatatgtttatttttgtcacaaaCCTCTTCCATTATCCTTTGAATTCCTTCCCTGGGAGCATCGGGATAATTTTGCGGATCGACAGACAACAGCTTCATCACTCTTGTCTTCCCATCTGAGAATATATAATTCAGGAAATCAGgaagttaaacaaataaaattatttgtcaATGCAAGTTTGCAAGCAGCAGGTTCAGATCTGCTAAAATTTACCAGCAAAGCATAAatactgaaacaaaaataaaaccaatttGTCATAGAACTGGCTTCTCTGTATAAAGATTAACCAACTACAACCTCATACTAACTTGGGCACTTGGCATAGATGTCAGTGAAGGTTCCTCCTCGGTCAATGGCGAACTGAAATTTACCTTTACTGGTCATCTTCTTTGTCAAGTTATATAACAGGAAGGCAAGTTTTTATGACATCTCAACACTATATCAACACTAATTAAAGAGTGTActtatgtgtttattttactgTATTCGGTAGGTTTGTAAGTTACTTTGTAACTCAATTTGCAATTCACCGCAGATGTCAGTCAATTGGCAGATCTGTGAactacttctgctgcatttgcaatgaATGCTTTCAATATCGATAATGAAGTTAGGATTAGCATTTTTCATGtctatatatactatatagttaTGAAATGGGTGCGAGTTAAGAAAAGAAACTTCTTACATCTCGTGTTTACTTTTGACTCAAAAATTGTTTCAGGTCTCATATCAGGATCGAATATTGAGAATCTTTTACATCATAATTTCTCTTTTATTACCTCATAAATCATAACCCTTTCCCGTTCAAAACTCAAAGTGCAGAAATACAAGAGACCTATTTGTTTCTCCTTCTTGCTAGGCTATATCGTAGCATTTATCACGATGTGTTTCCTATAAATCTACAAGCTTAGTGTCGGTCTGTGTCCATTCCTCTTTTTCATGCCATAATGAAAGTGAGGCACCTGCaagtagggatgggccgatacgcaCCAGACTTGAACAGATTCCCAAACATCGCCTGTATAGGCCTAGACCTATCAGACTGAAAAGTACGGTACCGGTAGTTTTATACGAGAAATCGTGTGTGCAAACACATAAGTTTTAGTGAAAAAGCATGCACTGAAGAAGCCTGAAttctatgttttttttattataccATCCACTCtttctttgcttatttatttaaacCGGCGTGATTATCAAAATATTCGGCTTGCACGCTGATGAGATTTGGAAATTGGAATGCTAAAAGTAAGTTTCGTTGGTGCATGTGGCACTCAGTATTCATAGACATCGTATGTTTAATCACTTTAATCTTTATAGCATGGTACTCTTTACTCTAGTGTAGAGCTTGCAGGTATATTACATGTTTTCCATTGTATTAGTATATTTCATGTtgcacattttcaaaatatttttacgatTCGCAACGGAGTGTAACGTTACACTCACATTTATTGCTTAGTTAACTAGTTACCCTAGGCCAATTTTCATTAACACAGGATAATACCTCTGCCTTGACACACCTAGTGTTGAAGAGTTAATGCAGATGTAGTATTCGTTTTAACCACCTCAAATGTGGGGCTATTGCACAGACAGTTATATTTTATACAACTTGAAATCAACGTGTGTTTATCTGATCGTTTGCAAGTCATTCCTAGGGCAACTACTAACCAGCAATAACTCACGTCTTGAGATGAAATTCGTCAATACCGAGGAAAAGCCGCAAAACAAGATCGAACTTCACCATTCATCGCTCGATTTGAAACGACCAAAAGTCGGTATGAAACATTTACGGCTGTTACTGTTACACATCCTGTGGAGCAGTAGCCTATATTGTGGCGGTCGTagtaattgcaataatttatataattggcattttaagCGTGTGTGTTTTCCAGTCAGATGCAATTgaatacagtcgaatccgcttaattcggacaccggataactcgggcaaccgctttattcggccaaaatgctcgagaacggaacaaaagtaaaaattgaacgtaaaaaactccggttaattcggacaattctccgcttaattcggacacaggttcgcaattccatcgttaggttatgacacaataaacagcacttcgttcgttttaagacaagatttAATTGTAATGTGGCGTTTGGATATAATCAAATTAACCAAGTTTTATAATTGACACTTTAAAAAgcggtttttgcattttctctAGCTGGaattaattaaatgtttatacAGACGATTTAGCATCGTCAagcagttattcaaacaagaaattctaACCGACATGTTTGACGCAGATTGAAGTAtattcaagtagcattgttttcacggcgtaaagtttgagt
The Clavelina lepadiformis chromosome 4, kaClaLepa1.1, whole genome shotgun sequence DNA segment above includes these coding regions:
- the LOC143453446 gene encoding 5-oxoprolinase-like, translated to MFTSSNIKYNISHSSMLRFDGNRAILSGPAGGVVGYTMTSFEDQPSIGYNMGGTSADLSRYDGEYEHVFKSTTAGVTIQAQQRICQVIHGPAIIIHKISTILVEPDCKGKMTKKVIAL